The genomic DNA TGGAACTGAAAGTTAATCCTGCAGTGTTAATTCCGCGTTTTGAAACAGAACGCCTGGTAGAGCTAACTTTACAGCGTTTACACGGAACAGAAACTATATTGGATATCGGGACGGGTAGTGGCGCAATTGCCATTGCTTTAAAACAAAATCTTAATTCCCTAAATGTTTTGGCAACCGATATCAGCCCGGAAGCATTAGAAATTGCCAAAGATAATGCAGCAAAATATCAGACAGATATTCATTTTTATCTGGCAGATTGCTTTCCTGCCACAGGGCATACATATTCCGCGATTATTTCCAATCCTCCTTACATCAGCCAGGCGGAATTAGCTGTTTTGGATCAAAGGGTTAGGGAGCAAGAGCCCCGTTTAGCTCTATTAGGAGGAATAGATGGTCTTGAGTTTTATCGGAAATTGTTTCGCTATAGTTCCAGTTATCTTATAGAAAACGGATTTCTGGCTGTGGAGCATAGCGAAACACAAAAGGATGAGCTGATTGCCATAGCCCAAAAAGAGGGCTGGACAAAAATTGAGACCTTCCAGGATTGGAACGCGAGAGATAGATATCTGTTTCTTTATAAAGAAAAAGGAATTACCAATGGAACGCTTTATAATTGAAGGAAACCGCGATTTAAAAGGAACAATCTATGTTAGCGGAGCCAAAAATGCAGTTTTACCTGCTATGGCTGCCTGCCTTTTAGCACCGGGAAAATCGGTTTTGCGTAATGTTCCCGATTTGATAGACATCAAAACGATGTCCCATCTGTTAAGAATTATCGGAGCCCGAGTTGATTTTGAAAACGGCAATATGAGTATTGATTCGCGGGATGTTTGTTTTTCGGAAGCGCCTTATGAACTGGTTAGTAAAATGCGTGCCTCAATTTATGTTTTGGGACCTCTTTTAGCGCGTTTAAAGGAAGCTAAAGTTTCTTTTCCCGGTGGCTGTGCTATTGGCACCCGACCCATTGACTTACATTTACAGGCAATGGAAGCATTGGGAGCACACATCTCCGTGGACTTTGGTTATATAAACGCCCGAACAGACGCTCTTCAAGGCAATGATATTTATTTTTCCAAATCCAGCGTCGGTGCTACAATTAATGCCCTGATGGCTGCAGTTTTAGCTAAAGGGAAAACAAGAATATTTAATGCTGCGATGGAACCGGAAGTAGATTCCACCGTTGACCTGCTAAATAAAATGGGTGCCAAAATAACAGGCAGAGAGACAACTACCCTGGAAATTGAAGGAGTGGCAGAACTTTTCCCGGTGGAAATGACAATTATTCCCGATAGAATTGAAGCAGGAACTTTTCTCATCGCTGGTGCTTTAAGTAATAATCCGGTTACAGTGGCTAATTGTGAACCGGCACATTTAAGTGCGGTCTTGAAAAAATTGCGGGAAGCCGGTTGTGAGATGGAAATGGAAGATAAAGCTATAACCGTTATACCGCCTGCTTCTATAAAACCTGTAAATTTAATGACCCTTCCTTATCCGGGCTTTCCTACGGATTTACAAGCCCAATTTACCGTCTTAATGTCCCTGGCAGAAGGGGTTAGCTTTATTGAGGATACCATCTTTCCGGAACGCTATATGCACATTGCGGAATTGAATCGTCTGCAGGCAAATATTAAAATTGATAGAAACATAGCTGCTGTGAGAGGGGTTAAAGAACTTAGCGGAGCGGAAGTTATGGCTACAGATCTGCGAGCAAGCGCAGCTCTTGTTTTAGCAGGAATGGTAGCAAAGGGAACTACCATCATCTCCAGAATCTATCATATTGACCGCGGCTATGAACAGATAGAAAAAAAACTAAATTCCATCGGAGCCAAAATTAACCGCGAGGAAGTTTCTTGAGCAATATCCTCTTATAACTAACAGGCATTATTAAAGCGGATATCAATTGCCAATTTTTCCTTTCTCACTGCGGATACATTGATGGTATTATTGGTATAACATTCCCATATCGCGATACGGGAACGATACGGGAACGATACGGGAATGATATGGACACGATCCAAGAAGTAAGAAGGAAGGTTAAACAAGGCAAATAGGGGAGTTCAGGTTAAATGAAATCAATTTCTGAAGGAAGTTCTCACTGTCCCTCAAGATATTATATAACAAGAGAATATCCTTACTACTACGCAGTTAGAAAACAGCAATAACCTCTGTTTCGTTACCTTTAAGCAAATAATCGGCAAAAGCAGCTGAATCTGAATGCTCATAAACGGCAGGAGTCCTTACTGCCAAAAATGTATGTGCGCAAGGGAAAAATTATTTCAGCAGTAACGACTCCTGACCTGTTGTTCGTTTATTTAGACCGGTGAGAACAGTAATCCACACCCGATTGATATTATTTCATTTCATCAATACCATTTTGCGGATCCGGGTATCTTTTTCATTACTTACACTATAAAAATAGATACCATTGCCAACTTGCTTATCCGATTCATCGGTTCCGTTCCACACATAGTGGTGTTGCCCTTTTGGCAGAGCGCCATTATAAAGGGTTTTAACCAATTGTCCTTTGATATTATAGATTTTTAGCTTTAAGGAAGGGGTATTATCCTTCAAAGTAAAGCTGATAGTTGTTTCAGGATTGAAGGGATTAGGATAGTTTTGCTGCACGCTCAAACTCTGTAAAGACGGTGCTGAATTATCGCTAACGGCATTTGTCCCGCTTACTTTTTGAGCATAAAGACCCAAAATTTCGGTTTTACCGCTGGAGCGTCCATCCGCCCAAATAATGTAAGCGTGATCGTTCAAAATGGCATTTTTAGGTTGATATTGCGATCTTACTGCATTACAAAGAATCTCTCCATTGCCGTCTCCCATCATTTGTCCATCGTGGCTGATATATCTGTAATAAAGGTCATTTTCAGTGCCAAAGTAATCAGTCCAGGAAATGATATAGTTATTATC from Candidatus Cloacimonas sp. includes the following:
- the prmC gene encoding peptide chain release factor N(5)-glutamine methyltransferase gives rise to the protein MKMTVQELLEQAKEIGLTENIPFTDFRFIISFYLQLSSNEIFLHRQRVLTPDEKEKISIAFKRLAKGEPPQYIIGRAYFYGLELKVNPAVLIPRFETERLVELTLQRLHGTETILDIGTGSGAIAIALKQNLNSLNVLATDISPEALEIAKDNAAKYQTDIHFYLADCFPATGHTYSAIISNPPYISQAELAVLDQRVREQEPRLALLGGIDGLEFYRKLFRYSSSYLIENGFLAVEHSETQKDELIAIAQKEGWTKIETFQDWNARDRYLFLYKEKGITNGTLYN
- the murA gene encoding UDP-N-acetylglucosamine 1-carboxyvinyltransferase, with the translated sequence MERFIIEGNRDLKGTIYVSGAKNAVLPAMAACLLAPGKSVLRNVPDLIDIKTMSHLLRIIGARVDFENGNMSIDSRDVCFSEAPYELVSKMRASIYVLGPLLARLKEAKVSFPGGCAIGTRPIDLHLQAMEALGAHISVDFGYINARTDALQGNDIYFSKSSVGATINALMAAVLAKGKTRIFNAAMEPEVDSTVDLLNKMGAKITGRETTTLEIEGVAELFPVEMTIIPDRIEAGTFLIAGALSNNPVTVANCEPAHLSAVLKKLREAGCEMEMEDKAITVIPPASIKPVNLMTLPYPGFPTDLQAQFTVLMSLAEGVSFIEDTIFPERYMHIAELNRLQANIKIDRNIAAVRGVKELSGAEVMATDLRASAALVLAGMVAKGTTIISRIYHIDRGYEQIEKKLNSIGAKINREEVS